In Paenibacillus sp. BIC5C1, a genomic segment contains:
- a CDS encoding response regulator transcription factor yields the protein MKTKLLYIEDDTEIATWVRADLEERGYEVVWLGSGEGAAEAAGGCSLVILDVMLPGLDGFTVGQRLKKEHPEVPIVMLSARTSIDDKLHGLDFADDYVTKPFHPDELAARIEVQLRKAGTAISADTVVKLDHLSIYEKDHRIVNEETGEEIILSGKQFHIFAYLLRHMGMIRTKEQIYEAVWNEPYLDGDKTLMVHIRHLREKLERDPANPTIIQTVRGVGYRVKKP from the coding sequence ATGAAAACGAAACTGTTATACATTGAAGACGATACGGAAATTGCTACATGGGTTAGGGCCGACTTGGAGGAGCGCGGATATGAAGTGGTATGGCTGGGAAGTGGTGAAGGTGCGGCTGAAGCTGCCGGGGGCTGTTCGTTGGTTATTCTGGATGTCATGCTGCCGGGACTGGATGGATTTACGGTAGGACAACGACTCAAAAAGGAACATCCTGAAGTGCCCATTGTTATGCTTTCGGCCAGAACGTCCATTGACGACAAGCTGCACGGGCTTGATTTTGCCGATGATTATGTAACCAAGCCATTCCATCCCGATGAACTCGCCGCACGGATTGAAGTCCAGCTTCGGAAGGCAGGTACTGCAATCTCAGCTGATACGGTGGTGAAACTGGACCACTTGTCCATCTATGAGAAGGATCACCGGATTGTGAATGAGGAGACGGGGGAAGAGATTATTTTATCAGGCAAACAGTTTCATATCTTCGCCTACCTGCTCAGGCATATGGGCATGATTCGAACCAAGGAACAGATCTACGAAGCCGTTTGGAACGAGCCTTACCTGGACGGTGATAAGACATTAATGGTACATATTCGGCATCTGCGCGAGAAGCTGGAGCGTGACCCGGCGAACCCGACCATCATTCAAACCGTTCGTGGTGTCGGGTATCGTGTGAAGAAGCCATGA
- a CDS encoding HAMP domain-containing sensor histidine kinase codes for MSKKAMMPDPSNRDRGVKRSFSGKRKMRFGRTLMSRYILLILAAVLFVPVVLPITSIIYVVVVNNTNTGNTAPYGDVTKISNLWTRESEKLGGATSDEINQRMAQLHHKYPKSSMYRVDQNGETAFILAGEDVDVSESTVDGTRMTTLKWTLNHQRTETQIPAIWNSNTTLEFMKEASYRDPLTVVSFVGGDSEDKGQGFMVIEVPRYLLQKPQNNWPMELLYLGGLMMIIFLLFIIMSILFFARIRKRLIRLQTAMITPGKEGIPLPVEIRRSDEIGQLEESFNEMVHQLTDSRHREREEEQLRKRLVAGLSHDLRTPLTVIRGHMHSLHKEPLSMAADTSLRRMEAKMDDLSGLIDNMLSYNLLTSGKYTLKLEQKDVLRIVRETAAAWYPVWEKEQFEIDIDLPEEPLIWQVDEQGLRRVLDNLFQNVIRHAVSGKYIGISTEQIHGETALVIHDRGPGLQEDSDTKGTGLGLSIVDLLIREMGLRKRVHSSENGLRVFLYSGGEAGKPRP; via the coding sequence ATGAGCAAAAAGGCGATGATGCCCGATCCATCCAATAGAGACAGAGGAGTGAAACGGAGCTTTTCGGGTAAACGTAAAATGCGTTTTGGACGTACCTTGATGTCCCGGTATATTCTCCTGATCCTGGCGGCAGTTTTGTTTGTGCCAGTCGTTCTCCCGATTACATCCATCATCTATGTGGTGGTGGTGAACAATACGAATACGGGGAATACGGCACCTTATGGGGATGTCACAAAAATCAGCAACCTGTGGACGCGAGAATCCGAGAAGCTGGGTGGGGCGACCTCTGACGAAATTAATCAACGTATGGCACAGCTGCACCACAAATATCCCAAATCTTCGATGTACCGTGTGGACCAAAACGGTGAAACGGCATTTATTCTCGCTGGAGAGGACGTTGATGTATCGGAATCCACCGTGGATGGAACAAGGATGACGACATTGAAGTGGACGTTGAATCATCAGAGAACAGAGACCCAGATTCCAGCGATATGGAATTCAAACACTACCCTGGAATTTATGAAGGAAGCGTCTTATCGTGATCCGCTAACAGTGGTTTCTTTTGTAGGGGGAGATAGCGAAGACAAGGGACAAGGGTTTATGGTAATTGAGGTTCCAAGGTATCTTTTGCAAAAGCCGCAGAACAACTGGCCTATGGAACTCTTGTATTTGGGTGGATTGATGATGATTATCTTCCTTTTATTTATCATCATGTCTATCCTGTTCTTTGCGCGAATTCGCAAGCGGCTTATCCGGCTCCAGACGGCGATGATCACTCCGGGCAAGGAAGGAATCCCACTTCCAGTCGAAATCCGCAGATCGGACGAGATCGGACAGCTGGAGGAATCGTTTAATGAAATGGTGCATCAGTTAACAGACAGCCGCCACCGGGAGCGGGAGGAGGAACAGCTGCGCAAACGTCTAGTTGCGGGATTGTCACATGATCTCCGTACACCGCTGACGGTCATTCGCGGGCATATGCATTCCCTTCACAAAGAACCATTAAGCATGGCTGCGGATACCTCATTGCGTCGTATGGAAGCCAAGATGGATGACTTGAGCGGACTGATCGATAACATGTTATCGTACAACCTGCTCACCAGCGGGAAATATACATTGAAGCTGGAACAGAAGGACGTCCTGCGAATCGTTAGAGAAACAGCGGCGGCCTGGTATCCCGTATGGGAGAAAGAGCAGTTTGAGATCGATATCGATCTGCCGGAAGAACCGTTGATCTGGCAGGTGGATGAGCAGGGATTACGTCGTGTTCTCGATAACCTGTTTCAGAATGTCATCCGTCATGCAGTGAGTGGAAAATATATTGGCATATCAACAGAACAGATCCATGGGGAGACAGCTCTTGTTATTCATGATAGGGGCCCAGGATTGCAGGAAGATTCGGATACCAAAGGAACGGGTCTGGGGTTATCCATCGTGGATCTGCTGATTCGTGAGATGGGACTGCGGAAGAGGGTGCACAGCTCCGAGAATGGATTGCGGGTGTTTCTCTATAGCGGCGGGGAAGCTGGCAAACCGAGGCCCTAA
- a CDS encoding ABC transporter ATP-binding protein, with product MSDNIIQTANLWKTYRDRAAVRELDLHIKKGDIYGFLGPNGAGKTTTIRMLLGLIKPTKGVIRIFDKDIRKDRMDILRRVGSLVEYPSYYGHLNAVENLETLRRILNVPKSRIAEVLSIVDLTRDAKRSVKGYSLGMKQRLGIASALLGQPELLILDEPTNGLDPAGIQEIRELIKRMPLEHGITVLVSSHLLSEVEQMASRVGIIREGKMVLQDTIANLHSQTGSSIRLTVSEPEEAMKLAREQGQFGQREGAALTFPYMDNSAIALLVRRLVEQDHAVYRVEEHRQSLEDLFMRVIGEGAAI from the coding sequence GTGAGTGATAACATTATTCAAACCGCTAACTTATGGAAAACATACCGGGACCGTGCGGCGGTCCGTGAACTTGATCTGCATATTAAAAAGGGAGACATCTACGGCTTCCTTGGTCCCAACGGGGCTGGTAAAACAACAACCATTCGTATGCTCCTTGGCTTAATCAAGCCGACCAAAGGAGTCATCCGTATCTTCGACAAGGATATCCGCAAGGATCGCATGGACATTCTGCGACGTGTAGGGTCATTGGTTGAGTATCCTTCATACTATGGTCATCTGAACGCGGTGGAGAATCTGGAAACCTTGCGCCGGATATTAAATGTACCCAAATCGAGGATTGCCGAAGTGCTATCCATCGTGGATCTGACCCGGGATGCCAAACGTTCCGTAAAAGGTTACTCGCTTGGCATGAAACAGCGTCTGGGGATTGCAAGTGCCTTGTTGGGTCAGCCGGAGCTGCTGATTTTGGACGAGCCGACGAACGGTCTTGATCCAGCGGGCATCCAGGAGATTCGGGAATTAATCAAACGCATGCCCCTGGAACACGGCATTACCGTCCTAGTGTCCAGCCATTTGCTGAGTGAAGTGGAACAGATGGCGAGCCGGGTCGGCATTATCCGTGAGGGGAAAATGGTACTTCAGGATACAATCGCCAATCTGCATAGCCAGACGGGTAGCTCCATTCGATTGACGGTTTCCGAGCCCGAAGAGGCGATGAAGCTGGCAAGAGAGCAGGGACAGTTCGGTCAACGTGAAGGAGCCGCGCTCACGTTCCCGTACATGGATAATAGCGCCATTGCCTTGCTGGTCCGTCGATTGGTTGAGCAGGACCATGCGGTCTATCGTGTGGAAGAGCACCGTCAATCTCTGGAAGACTTGTTCATGCGGGTTATCGGCGAGGGGGCGGCGATATGA
- a CDS encoding ABC transporter permease has protein sequence MTGRALSSDWLKIRGKGIWFLVFLAPIGLTVMQALNFGLRLGYLKEQYGDHLWEGLLDNVVVFVPLALMLGATILSSMIANVEHEQGSWKQLLAMPIPRPAVYLAKFLLACMLLIISCLLLTTGIIGLGLVLGFNAGEIPWIHAIKLGLLPLAGALPVLSLELWLTMVSKNQALPVTLGIVLAVMGMFALSISPYFPLAWAQMAWVSPKPFLYVGLGIGSGLLIMLLGMMHFSRKDVA, from the coding sequence ATGACGGGCCGTGCGTTATCGTCTGACTGGCTCAAAATTCGTGGTAAAGGCATCTGGTTTCTCGTTTTTCTGGCACCCATTGGACTGACAGTAATGCAGGCTCTGAACTTCGGGCTTCGTTTGGGCTATCTGAAAGAACAGTATGGGGATCATTTGTGGGAGGGTTTGCTGGACAATGTGGTTGTTTTTGTACCACTTGCCTTGATGCTGGGGGCGACGATTCTCAGTTCGATGATCGCAAATGTTGAACATGAGCAGGGATCATGGAAGCAATTGCTGGCGATGCCAATCCCAAGACCTGCGGTGTACCTGGCCAAGTTCCTGCTCGCTTGTATGCTGCTCATCATCTCCTGTTTGTTATTAACAACAGGCATTATTGGTCTGGGACTGGTGCTTGGATTCAACGCGGGTGAGATTCCCTGGATACATGCAATCAAGCTGGGCTTACTGCCACTGGCTGGAGCACTTCCAGTGTTATCACTGGAGCTATGGCTGACGATGGTAAGCAAAAATCAGGCTCTTCCGGTCACTCTCGGTATTGTACTCGCGGTAATGGGCATGTTCGCACTCAGTATCTCACCATACTTTCCGCTTGCATGGGCACAGATGGCTTGGGTCAGCCCAAAACCATTTTTGTACGTCGGTTTGGGCATAGGTTCGGGTCTCCTGATCATGTTGCTGGGGATGATGCATTTTAGCCGGAAGGATGTGGCCTAA
- a CDS encoding ABC transporter permease, with protein sequence MSFATTYFRILSSERLKMGKSPVWLLILLSPLIALLIGLLSTPSDQWSVLMGSMVFLHGLLLLPILTGVFTSFVCRFEHAGGGWKQMLVLPLTRTGVYAGKLTIVILLLAGTQLLLLGSILLAGMIQGMTDPIPWGFLTGKLLLGLFACVPLAALQMFVSLVWSSFAAPLALNFALTVPNILIVNSATFGPYYPWAQPMILMTPLEGGGFGAYNVPLGTMLAVVGGSAVLFILIGVLYFRKKEI encoded by the coding sequence ATGAGTTTTGCAACAACCTATTTCCGAATCCTGTCCTCTGAGCGACTCAAAATGGGCAAATCACCTGTCTGGCTTCTGATTCTGCTGAGTCCGTTAATTGCGCTGCTGATTGGGCTATTATCCACACCTTCAGATCAATGGAGTGTGCTTATGGGCTCAATGGTCTTTCTGCACGGTTTGTTATTGCTGCCCATCCTGACCGGCGTATTTACGTCTTTCGTCTGTCGTTTCGAGCATGCGGGTGGAGGCTGGAAGCAAATGCTGGTGCTGCCGCTCACCCGTACGGGCGTATATGCGGGCAAATTGACCATCGTGATTCTGCTTCTGGCAGGTACACAATTGCTGTTGCTCGGGTCCATCCTGCTGGCAGGTATGATCCAGGGCATGACGGATCCTATCCCATGGGGATTCCTTACAGGAAAGCTGCTGCTGGGGCTATTCGCTTGTGTGCCGCTCGCTGCTCTTCAAATGTTCGTTTCCTTGGTATGGAGCAGCTTTGCAGCACCGCTAGCATTGAACTTTGCGTTAACCGTACCGAACATTCTGATCGTGAACTCGGCTACGTTTGGCCCGTATTACCCTTGGGCGCAACCAATGATTTTAATGACACCGCTTGAAGGTGGAGGATTCGGAGCGTACAATGTTCCGCTTGGGACTATGCTGGCAGTGGTTGGGGGTAGTGCAGTTCTCTTCATTTTAATCGGAGTGTTATATTTTAGAAAAAAAGAAATTTAA
- a CDS encoding PAS domain S-box protein, translating into MDINKTETLKRIISEGSSYQSLFFNHPDAIYVMDIHGNYIDANPSIERISGYTFEELRSLNRDRICPPESEESRKEYIREVLAGHSVSKSITFYHRDGSLKQAEITYVPITEQEVIVGIYGIARDVTEIVEVERKLHETQEKYQILADHAQDLITTTSMDGKLLYVSPSVYPLLGYRPEEVTGKLLKDYCYPGDYPELLEMSSSGNGCKMRVLHKKGHYIWMETLAKPVAGEEGKNTQIVSVSRDITQHKNAERRLRESRQRYKSLFEHNPAAVYSLNLEGKYTAVNRNLVKMLDVPRSKLIGQSFLSHLDKCEVHGGQAYFELVKQGKPQHYETRIVNSSGRKVDVSIINVPIIVEQELVGVYGILSDITERKDYTEQIQELSKQHALILNTVTEGIYGLDADGITRFMNPAAASMFGYEAEEFVGKSSHPIIHHSRADGSYFPKNECPIHMTVMDGQRRTVKEDVFWRKDGTSFLVEYQVTPIIDEGQIRGAVIVFNDVTGDREIVRAKETAELAAQAKSEFLSMVSHEIRTPMNGIVGMTELLIGTDLSEEQREYAEIIRESGDALLNILNDILDFSKLESGKMALAYEPFSLRIMLEQVAELFSPKAEEKQLKIRYRLNPDIPEFMVGDAMRIRQILVNLVSNAMKFTDQGSIDVTVDIIRGSRPEASVLDFAVKDTGIGIPEDKLDQLFQSFSQLHPVINRKYGGTGLGLVISKRLVEIMGGSISVESEDGKGSTFRFAVPATSVDATAEQSARQFSHDRTRQGDKVAMRILVAEDHPVNRKILTEYLEKLGYQADVCSNGVEAIEAISQNAYDIVLMDLQMPVMDGLKATDLVHRLIPQERIPAIIAVTGNAKREDKEACLEIGMRDFISKPVMLSELKRVLQQWGPTDEPQLAPS; encoded by the coding sequence TTGGATATTAATAAAACGGAAACCCTAAAGCGCATTATTTCTGAGGGAAGTTCTTACCAATCATTGTTTTTTAATCACCCGGATGCCATATATGTGATGGACATCCATGGAAATTATATTGATGCCAATCCCTCGATTGAGAGGATCTCAGGGTATACTTTTGAAGAACTCCGTAGCTTGAATCGAGATAGAATATGCCCTCCCGAGAGTGAGGAGTCACGTAAAGAATACATTCGCGAGGTACTGGCTGGACATTCAGTCAGTAAATCGATCACGTTTTATCATAGAGACGGTTCTCTGAAACAGGCCGAGATTACCTATGTACCCATAACGGAACAAGAAGTTATCGTGGGGATATACGGTATTGCCAGGGATGTAACCGAGATCGTAGAAGTCGAACGTAAGTTGCATGAAACGCAGGAGAAATATCAGATACTGGCGGATCATGCCCAGGACCTGATCACCACGACGTCCATGGATGGCAAGTTGCTTTATGTTTCACCTTCTGTCTATCCTTTGCTCGGATATCGTCCGGAGGAAGTCACAGGCAAGCTCCTGAAGGATTACTGTTACCCCGGGGATTACCCTGAACTTCTGGAGATGTCGTCGAGTGGGAATGGCTGCAAGATGCGGGTGCTTCATAAGAAGGGGCACTACATCTGGATGGAAACACTGGCAAAGCCTGTGGCCGGAGAAGAGGGTAAGAATACGCAGATTGTAAGCGTCAGCCGGGATATTACCCAGCATAAAAACGCAGAAAGACGTCTTAGAGAGAGCCGTCAACGATACAAATCTCTGTTTGAACATAATCCAGCAGCGGTATACTCGCTGAATCTCGAAGGCAAATATACTGCAGTGAACCGGAATCTGGTCAAAATGCTGGATGTACCTCGAAGCAAATTGATCGGGCAGTCCTTTCTTTCGCATTTGGATAAATGTGAAGTACACGGCGGGCAGGCATATTTCGAACTGGTGAAGCAGGGGAAACCTCAACATTATGAAACGCGGATCGTGAATTCCAGTGGCCGGAAGGTAGATGTATCTATCATTAATGTTCCCATCATTGTGGAACAGGAACTTGTGGGTGTGTATGGAATCTTGTCTGATATTACGGAGCGTAAGGACTATACGGAACAGATTCAGGAGCTTAGCAAACAGCATGCCCTGATTCTTAACACGGTTACAGAGGGCATCTACGGATTGGACGCAGATGGCATCACCCGATTTATGAATCCGGCTGCTGCTTCCATGTTCGGCTACGAAGCGGAAGAGTTTGTCGGCAAAAGCTCGCATCCTATCATTCATCATTCACGTGCAGACGGCAGCTATTTCCCAAAAAATGAATGTCCTATTCATATGACAGTGATGGATGGGCAGCGCCGTACAGTGAAGGAGGATGTGTTCTGGCGCAAAGACGGAACCAGCTTTCTGGTGGAATACCAGGTTACACCGATTATCGATGAGGGTCAGATTCGTGGCGCCGTTATCGTGTTCAATGATGTGACTGGTGATCGCGAAATTGTGCGCGCCAAGGAAACCGCTGAACTTGCAGCACAGGCCAAGTCGGAATTCCTGTCCATGGTCAGTCATGAAATTCGGACACCAATGAATGGAATCGTAGGCATGACTGAATTGCTGATTGGCACGGATTTATCAGAGGAACAGCGAGAATACGCCGAGATCATCCGTGAGAGCGGCGATGCACTCTTGAATATCTTGAATGACATCCTTGATTTCAGTAAATTGGAATCCGGGAAAATGGCTTTGGCCTATGAACCGTTCTCGCTGAGGATCATGTTGGAGCAGGTTGCGGAACTTTTCTCCCCTAAAGCGGAAGAGAAGCAGTTGAAGATCCGATATCGTCTCAATCCCGACATTCCTGAGTTTATGGTGGGCGATGCGATGCGTATTCGGCAAATTCTCGTCAATCTGGTGAGCAATGCCATGAAGTTTACGGATCAGGGGAGCATTGATGTTACTGTGGATATTATTCGCGGCAGCAGACCGGAAGCGAGTGTGTTGGATTTTGCGGTGAAGGATACAGGGATCGGTATTCCAGAGGATAAGCTGGATCAGTTGTTCCAGTCATTCTCTCAACTGCATCCTGTCATTAACCGCAAATATGGCGGGACAGGTCTTGGATTGGTCATCTCGAAGCGGCTCGTGGAGATTATGGGTGGCAGTATCAGTGTGGAGAGTGAAGATGGAAAAGGATCAACCTTCCGCTTCGCTGTGCCTGCTACAAGTGTAGATGCGACTGCAGAGCAATCTGCACGTCAATTCAGCCATGATCGAACACGCCAAGGGGATAAAGTGGCTATGCGTATTCTTGTTGCCGAGGACCACCCGGTAAACCGGAAGATTTTGACAGAGTATCTGGAGAAGCTTGGTTACCAAGCAGATGTATGTTCGAATGGAGTCGAGGCTATCGAAGCCATTTCACAGAATGCCTATGATATTGTTCTCATGGATCTTCAGATGCCTGTTATGGATGGACTCAAAGCGACAGATCTTGTACACCGATTAATTCCGCAGGAGCGTATTCCAGCTATTATAGCGGTAACCGGAAATGCCAAACGTGAAGACAAGGAAGCTTGTCTGGAGATTGGGATGCGTGACTTTATCAGCAAACCCGTTATGCTGAGTGAACTGAAACGGGTGCTTCAGCAGTGGGGGCCGACGGATGAACCTCAGCTTGCACCAAGCTGA
- a CDS encoding L-lactate dehydrogenase has protein sequence MLGKSGKVAVIGAGLVGSSCAYSMINQSICREIMMVDRTYDRAVAQALDFSHCMDFTHNRTKVYAGTYADCGSMDVIVLTAGANPKPGQTRLDILEEAESIAKDIVVPIMNSGFRGIFVVAANPVDIVTYMVWKLSGLPRERVIGTGTSIDSSRLKTLLSEVFSIDPRSVHGYALGEHGESQFVAWSHVTIGGKPIMHIMEQHKERFKHLDLEDIARKTKDAGWEIFTRKGSTQFGIGNALAHITRSILNDEHKIIAVSAILDGEYGQSNVCAGVPAIIGGDGIQEIIELNLDASEREKFERSCEVLSGNINRLTLV, from the coding sequence GTGTTAGGCAAATCAGGTAAAGTAGCGGTGATCGGGGCGGGACTTGTCGGTTCAAGTTGTGCGTATTCCATGATTAATCAATCGATATGCAGAGAAATTATGATGGTTGACCGGACGTATGATCGCGCGGTTGCACAGGCGCTGGATTTTTCCCATTGTATGGACTTCACGCATAACCGCACAAAGGTATACGCTGGCACTTATGCAGATTGCGGCAGTATGGACGTCATTGTCCTGACTGCCGGAGCGAATCCGAAGCCAGGGCAGACTCGTTTGGATATCCTGGAAGAAGCGGAGTCCATCGCCAAAGACATCGTTGTTCCCATCATGAATAGCGGATTCCGAGGGATTTTTGTCGTCGCAGCCAATCCGGTTGACATAGTAACTTATATGGTATGGAAGCTGTCCGGTCTTCCGCGTGAACGAGTCATTGGGACAGGTACGTCTATTGATTCCTCACGGCTCAAAACGCTGTTGTCCGAAGTCTTCTCCATCGATCCTCGCAGCGTGCACGGATATGCTCTCGGGGAGCATGGGGAATCCCAGTTCGTCGCATGGTCGCATGTTACCATCGGAGGCAAACCGATTATGCACATTATGGAGCAGCACAAGGAACGTTTCAAACATCTGGATCTGGAAGATATCGCCCGCAAAACGAAAGATGCCGGTTGGGAAATATTCACTCGTAAAGGTTCCACTCAATTCGGAATCGGTAACGCACTCGCACATATTACCCGTTCGATTCTCAATGATGAACACAAGATTATTGCCGTGTCCGCGATCCTTGATGGAGAGTATGGACAGAGCAACGTATGTGCAGGTGTTCCAGCCATTATTGGCGGGGATGGGATCCAAGAGATTATCGAATTAAACCTGGATGCATCTGAACGCGAGAAATTTGAGCGCTCCTGTGAGGTTTTGTCAGGCAACATCAATCGTCTTACCCTGGTTTGA
- a CDS encoding serine/threonine protein kinase → MELRRSWQRLLGLWTDRPRRKGTKIAGRYTIYDLLGMGSYGLTYLCTDEQTGKDVALKESKPSKGRLAVRLLDREADVVNRMDHPAIPKLLDVFTYRARSYIVTEYILGETLEQCIFEQGRKYTEQDCLELAKQLLAPIMHVHEQGYIHGDVRIPNVILRDGQVRLIDFGLARRMGEPLWPELKRRMRELPEPEDELAAPDQDLQDLGHFLLFMLYSAYEPEKGRKPASWQEELKLTKEVRDILERLLGLRPGYEGEALKLQADIDRVLIKLR, encoded by the coding sequence GTGGAGCTGCGACGAAGCTGGCAAAGACTGCTCGGCCTATGGACTGATCGTCCCCGGCGGAAAGGTACGAAGATCGCCGGGCGTTATACGATATATGACTTGCTCGGCATGGGAAGTTATGGACTGACGTACCTGTGTACTGATGAACAGACTGGCAAGGATGTGGCGTTAAAAGAGTCCAAACCCAGCAAAGGTAGACTCGCTGTACGGTTGCTGGACAGGGAGGCGGATGTGGTGAATCGGATGGATCATCCGGCTATCCCTAAGTTGCTGGATGTGTTCACATATCGTGCGCGTAGTTACATTGTTACCGAGTACATCCTTGGTGAGACACTGGAACAGTGTATATTCGAGCAAGGCCGCAAATATACGGAACAGGATTGTCTGGAGCTGGCAAAGCAACTGCTGGCTCCCATTATGCATGTTCATGAGCAGGGATATATTCATGGAGATGTGCGTATTCCAAATGTCATTTTACGTGACGGGCAGGTGCGTTTAATTGATTTTGGCCTGGCGCGGCGCATGGGGGAGCCGTTGTGGCCTGAGCTGAAACGCCGGATGCGTGAATTACCTGAACCTGAAGATGAACTGGCTGCACCTGACCAGGATTTGCAGGATCTCGGTCATTTTCTTTTGTTCATGCTGTATTCCGCTTACGAGCCAGAGAAGGGCCGCAAACCGGCCAGCTGGCAGGAAGAACTCAAGCTCACGAAGGAAGTTCGCGACATCCTGGAACGACTGCTTGGACTTCGTCCAGGCTATGAAGGTGAAGCACTGAAGTTACAGGCAGATATTGACCGTGTGCTGATAAAATTGCGATGA
- the map gene encoding type I methionyl aminopeptidase, with the protein MITLKTKEQIELMKKAGEILAACHREIAGMIRPGITTQEIDQFAEAFMKKNGTTPEQKGYNGYQYATCASVNDVICHGFPGKYVLQDGDIVTIDMVVNLNGWLADSAWSYAVGQVTPEAQHLLDVTKTSLYKGIELAVIGNRIGDISNAIQTYAEGEGLSVVREFIGHGIGEKMHEEPQVPHYGPPHRGPRLKEGMVITIEPMLNIGTYRSKLDSDGWTARTQDGSLSAQYEHTIAITADGPVILTAQ; encoded by the coding sequence ATGATTACGTTGAAAACCAAAGAACAAATCGAACTTATGAAGAAGGCCGGAGAAATTCTTGCCGCATGCCATAGAGAAATCGCCGGAATGATCCGTCCAGGGATCACGACACAGGAAATTGATCAGTTTGCCGAAGCTTTTATGAAGAAAAATGGCACTACGCCGGAACAAAAGGGATACAACGGGTATCAATATGCGACATGTGCGTCGGTTAATGATGTGATCTGTCATGGATTTCCGGGAAAATATGTACTGCAGGATGGGGACATCGTTACGATTGATATGGTCGTGAATCTGAACGGCTGGCTGGCTGATTCCGCGTGGTCGTATGCGGTGGGTCAGGTGACTCCAGAAGCACAACATCTATTAGACGTGACCAAAACATCCCTCTACAAAGGGATTGAACTGGCTGTGATCGGCAACCGGATCGGTGATATCTCCAATGCGATTCAGACGTATGCGGAAGGAGAAGGCTTATCGGTTGTCCGTGAATTTATCGGTCACGGAATTGGCGAGAAAATGCATGAGGAACCACAGGTGCCTCACTACGGCCCACCACACCGTGGTCCACGTCTCAAGGAAGGCATGGTTATTACGATTGAGCCGATGCTGAACATTGGTACGTACCGTAGCAAGCTCGACTCGGATGGTTGGACAGCGCGTACTCAGGATGGAAGCCTGTCTGCCCAATATGAGCATACGATTGCCATTACAGCAGATGGTCCTGTTATTCTGACTGCTCAATAA